The DNA sequence AGGGCGTTGTACGCCGGATGGTGGAGCGGGGCCGCGGCCGGGTGATCTTCGTGTCGTCGATCGCCGGGCTGACCGCCGGGTCGTACCTGGGTGCGTACGCCGCCTCCAAGCACGCGCTGGAGGGCATCGCGGAGTCGATGAGCAACGAGCTCGCCCCTCATGGTGTGCAGGTGGCGACCCTGAACCCGGGGCCCTATGGGACCGGTTTCAACGACGAGATGGTGCGCAGCCGCGACCGCTGGTACGACCCGGCGCGCCACTTCACCCGGCCGCAGGACATGGCCCGACTCGACGAACGGTTCGCTACACAGCACGACCCTGCCGACCTGGTCAAAGCCATGGTGCACATGGTCACCGCCGACTCCGGGCGCTACCGCAATGTGCATCCGCAGGAGTCGGAAGACCTGGTGCGCCAGCGTCAACGCGACGCCTGGACGCGTACGCAGCCACTGCCGGGGAACGGCGACACCGGCTGAGGCCGTGCAGGGGATATCGGCAGAAACTCAGTCAGCCCGCGAGAAGCGCGCGCGAACTCACGAAGGGATCGGAACATGGCGGAGGACAGGACTGCGGCGCAGCCGCAGCGGACGCGGCCTGGAAAGAAGCAGGGCTCCACGGGCGAGCTGACGACCTTCTGGAAGGTCAAGGAGGGCCACGAGAAGCAGATCAGAGAGACGCTGGAGAAGCTGGACCAGTGGCCGATCGAGCAGAAGGCGCACGCCGGGACGCTCATCGGCACCCTGCACGACCGGCGGTGGGTCCTGTTCGACAACGACACCCGCATGCTGTTCTGCACGAACTACGACGGTGAGTGGGATCCCTACATCGAGGCGTTCGCCGAACACAACGCCCCGGCCTTCGACATGATCTTCCAGCACATCGAGGGTTTCCCCGCAGGCGGCATGCGCGATCCCGGCATCCTGGACTACCTGATCGACCACCAGGAGACCGCAGTCGAGTACATGCGCTTCTACGACGGCACCGTGCCGGAGATCCAGCAGGCGCTGGCGTTGAAGAACGACTTCGAGGCCCTCTTGGACAGCCCGGAGTTCCAGCGGGCCGTGCGCGACCCTGCTTTTCAGGAGCTGCTGGGCACTCCGCAGTTCCAGGCCCTGCTCGACCACGCGGCGGGCTAGAGAATCCATGTCCGATCACCTGTCGTCGCCGCGTGCGCTGGAGGATCCGGCCTCCGACATCTGCGACCTCTACGCCTTTCCCAGCCCAGGGCGCTCGGGCCATCTGACGCTGGTGATGACCGTGTTCCCCCGAGCCGACGACACCGCGTTCTTCGCCGACGATGTGGTGTGCAGATTCCGGCTCCGTCCCGTCTCGGTCGCTGCGACGGGAGCGAAGGCGCGGTTCGACGTCGGCGCCGATGACACCGAGCTGGTCCTGGAATGCACCTTCCAGGAGCCTTCCGCGCCGACGGGCGGTGGTCGCCCCGCGCAGGTGGGCACCTGCACGACACCCACCCATCA is a window from the Streptomyces sp. NBC_01244 genome containing:
- a CDS encoding SDR family oxidoreductase, whose translation is MAKTVLITGAGSGFGRDAALELMANGQSVIAAVHHAEQIPELKSAAAARGGDLRVEKLDLLSEADRQAAAGWDIDVLVNNAAIGEGGPISEIPLDLVRRVFEVNVFGTLSLTQGVVRRMVERGRGRVIFVSSIAGLTAGSYLGAYAASKHALEGIAESMSNELAPHGVQVATLNPGPYGTGFNDEMVRSRDRWYDPARHFTRPQDMARLDERFATQHDPADLVKAMVHMVTADSGRYRNVHPQESEDLVRQRQRDAWTRTQPLPGNGDTG